Proteins encoded by one window of Mercenaria mercenaria strain notata chromosome 4, MADL_Memer_1, whole genome shotgun sequence:
- the LOC123552851 gene encoding uncharacterized protein LOC123552851, with protein MVPVHPDDSELLGFQVQGLFYFDKTLPMGLSYSCALFERISTAIQWIAENKLNLRNCAHILDDFFFVETDYNQCLTGLHIFLDWAKYCGIPINPSKTVLPCTTITFVGIELDSVAMEMRLPEDKIIKIRTLLNHYQRRKKLTLQELQSLIGLLNFACAVIRPGRAFLRRLIDLTVGLKKSFHKRRLTLEARADLTAWSSFMNKFNGKSLFLEDRWYTSDFLELYTDASNLGFGGFLANQWFSVPWPEAFIHYHLTIKEFFPIVLLVELFSSSLANKCIMFYCDNEAVVAVINQQTSKNVCIMKLVRRLVVVTMAHNILFRAQHIPGIHNDKADALSRLQVKAFLRTCPSSIDNRVAIPEHMLTI; from the coding sequence ATGGTCCCTGTTCATCCTGATGATTCTGAACTGTTAGGTTTTCAAGTGCAAGGCTTGttctattttgataaaacattgcCAATGGGTTTAAGTTATTCATGTGCGCTGTTTGAACGCATCAGTACAGCTATTCAATGGATTGCGGAAAATAAACTGAATCTGCGGAACTGTGCTCatattttagatgattttttCTTCGTTGAAACAGATTATAATCAGTGTTTGACAGGTTTACACATATTCTTGGATTGGGCTAAGTATTGTGGTATTCCAATTAATCCATCTAAAACTGTTCTACCATGCACCACAATTACTTTCGTAGGCATCGAGCTTGATTCAGTTGCCATGGAAATGAGGTTGCCTGAAgacaaaatcatcaaaattagAACACTTCTCAATCACTATCAAAGACGGAAAAAACTAACCTTACAAGAACTCCAATCTTTGATTGGATTGTTAAATTTTGCATGCGCAGTTATACGGCCCGGAAGGGCATTTCTGCGTCGCCTAATCGACCTCACTGTTGGTTTGAAAAAATCGTTTCATAAACGTCGGTTAACTTTAGAAGCACGTGCTGACTTGACTGCTTGGTCTTcattcatgaacaagttcaatGGCAAATCACTGTTCCTTGAAGACAGATGGTATACATCAGACTTCTTGGAACTTTACACCGATGCGAGCAATCTAGGCTTTGGCGGTTTTTTAGCAAATCAGTGGTTTTCCGTCCCGTGGCCTGAAGCCTTCATACATTATCATCTCACTATTAAGGAATTTTTTCCTATTGTTCTTCTGGTGGAATTGTTTTCCTCGTCCCTGGCAAACAAATGCATAATGTTTTACTGTGACAATGAGGCTGTTGTAGCAGTTATTAATCAGCAAACATCAAAGAATGTATGTATAATGAAACTTGTCCGTCGTCTTGTGGTAGTGACAATGGCACATAACATTCTTTTTAGGGCTCAACATATTCCTGGTATTCATAATGATAAAGCTGATGCACTTTCTCGTCTGCAGGTCAAGGCTTTCCTCCGAACCTGCCCATCCAGTATCGACAACCGTGTAGCGATTCCAGAACACATGTTGACCATCTAA